In one window of Macrobrachium nipponense isolate FS-2020 chromosome 2, ASM1510439v2, whole genome shotgun sequence DNA:
- the LOC135220470 gene encoding uncharacterized protein LOC135220470, which translates to MSTKTSIVANYPWPSEEALCHQVNGSLVEKLYAFIANSSKRHAAFMEIQKAMYPEDRLLELKKLSDTRWACRESALRTIRKVIPALKQFLEEIKDFDLATSYRIVDGVLQSLRELRNDEKFLEIFTNVKERAESMAIDLPSGMPGQGRRRKMPERYKYSATSATEDQQYQSLDEYYRVRVFYVFLDTISQELQRRFKGGDNTTWGILNAFHCMTVQDNWKEPVNEEAFKSLQKLCQFYELEEVDKLRLELKIFYSSFPCLPQNTAATMLNLMKENNVQEILPLMLELLTIYATLPVITATVERTFSKLKLVKTKLSCLSSEERLESDLLLLAVEKDITINNSEVISIFKEMAHRRVFL; encoded by the exons TTTGGTGGAGAAACTGTATGCTTTTATTGCTAACTCATCAAAACGGCATGCTGCTTTCATGGAGATCCAGAAAGCAATGTATCCAGAAGACCGCCTACTTGAACTTAAGAAGCTATCAGACACAAGATGGGCTTGCAGAGAGTCAGCTCTAAGAACCATCAGGAAGGTCATCCCAGCTCTGAAGCAATTTTTAGAAGAGATA AAAGACTTTGATTTGGCTACCTCCTACAGAATTGTGGATGGAGTGCTACAAAGTTTGAGAGAATTAAGAAACGATGAGAAGTTTCTGGAGATTTTTACAAATGTTAAAGAGAGAGCTGAATCCATGGCCATCGACCTCCCCTCTGGGATGCCTGGACAaggtagaagaagaaaaatgcctGAAAGATACAAGTATAGTGCTACATCTGCTACTGAGGACCAGCAATATCAGTCCTTGGATGAGTACTACCGTGTGAgagtattttatgtgtttttagatACAATATCACAAGAGCTACAAAGAAGATTTAAAGGTGGAGACAACACAACATGGGGTATCCTAAATGCCTTTCATTGTATGACAGTCCAAGataactggaaagaacctgtgaatgAAGAGGCATTCAAGTcattgcaaaaattatgccagTTTTATGAGTTAGAAGAAGTAGACAAGCTACGGTTGGAATTAAAGATCTtctattcctcatttccttgCCTGCCACAGAACACTGCAGCTACAATGCTCAACctgatgaaagaaaacaatgtccagGAGATATTGCCACTTATGCTTGAACTCTTAACAATTTATGCCACTCTACCCGTCATAACTGCAACAGTGGAAAGGACCTTCTCCAAACTCAAGCTGGTGAAGACAAAGCTAAGCTGCCTGTCCAGTGAGGAGAGGTTAGAATCTGATCTTTTGTTGCTAGCAGTTGAAAAGGATATCACAATCAACAACAGTGAAGTTATCagcatattcaaagaaatggcacacagaagggttttcttataa